The proteins below come from a single Octopus sinensis linkage group LG10, ASM634580v1, whole genome shotgun sequence genomic window:
- the LOC115216191 gene encoding uncharacterized protein LOC115216191, which produces MYVLLITVLTIGLVSSTLVENELLQHQPNKTSMKEEHLNVSSNNLEVNRRIRKQRSTKHAKISKSLWGSILYRNKFIFDREFNYPNVLSGKLKPNGHNWFTILPTPVLTHTVSLRTIVGLYITTLGHKRINKVMSEAVRFRKDSETFTKSHWAESHLLYYITFLKEGICTFGIVSLNNDIYENDSSYTHFLLVTNDYLLTSAYLYKHAVSKYKQIYSKISFPSVLNIMKRCLSNLPSARQCKNNKSDILTKYKCLPYCKRDNSCHKKTESFPKLMTHVLYFFISEFSAYQME; this is translated from the coding sequence ATGTATGTACTATTGATCACCGTACTTACGATCGGTCTGGTAAGCTCCACCTTGGTGGAAAATGAACTGCTGCAACACCAACCCAACAAGACGTCTATGAAGGAAGAGCACCTGAACGTATCGAGCAACAACCTGGAGGTCAACAGACGTATTAGAAAACAACGGTCGACGAAACATGCTAAGATATCTAAATCGTTATGGGGAAGTATTTTGTATCGAAATAAATTTATCTTCGACAGAGAATTCAACTATCCGAACGTTCTTTCGGGAAAGCTGAAACCGAACGGGCACAACTGGTTTACCATCCTTCCAACTCCTGTGCTGACGCATACAGTGTCTCTCCGCACGATTGTTGGTTTGTATATAACTACTTTGGGACACAAAAGAATCAATAAGGTTATGTCTGAAGCTGTAAGGTTCCGTAAGGACAGTGAAACATTTACTAAATCCCATTGGGCTGAATCTCACCTCCTGTATTATATTACGTTCTTGAAAGAAGGGATTTGTACGTTTGGTATAGTCAGCTTAAACAACGATATTTATGAAAACGACTCGTCTTATACTCATTTTCTCCTGGTTACCAATGATTACCTCTTGACTTCTGCGTACCTCTACAAGCACGCTGTGTCCAAATACAAACAGATCTATAGCAAAATATCCTTCCCCAGTGTGCTAAACATCATGAAACGGTGTCTTAGCAACCTGCCTTCTGCCAGACAATGCAAGAACAACAAAAGTGACATTCTCACCAAATATAAATGTTTACCATATTGCAAACGGGACAATTCATGTCATAAAAAAACTGAATCTTTTCCAAAACTAATGACccatgttttatatttctttatttcagaatTCTCTGCCTATCAGATGGAATAG